From a region of the Kaistia sp. 32K genome:
- a CDS encoding ABC transporter permease — MPFYLAKRIAGLVIVLLAMSFIVFCLQSVIPADPARAIAGPSAPVSTVEAIRQRLGLDQPVLAQYGRFIARVAQGDLGTSVRTRQPVTADIRKYLPASFELGLVAMAIGVALACLLALLQGTFPRLGLVRLGILAAGSAPIFFSAMLLVYFFWFRLGWLPGAGRLGIRNFSGPTGLNLVDGLLTGRPEVSLDALSHIILPALALAVPIAVAVGRSLGGAMHEVMQQGYIRTARGNGLGETAVLLRHGLRNAAGAPFAMIGLQVSLLFGNLLIVERVFAWPGLGLYMLQAFASADLPAVLGVSLIFGAIYILVNIGVEIAQSLADPRIGL, encoded by the coding sequence ATGCCGTTTTATCTCGCGAAGCGTATCGCCGGCCTCGTGATTGTGCTGCTGGCGATGAGCTTCATCGTGTTTTGCCTGCAGAGCGTCATTCCAGCCGATCCCGCCCGGGCCATCGCTGGCCCGAGCGCGCCGGTCTCGACGGTGGAAGCCATAAGACAGCGACTGGGTCTCGATCAGCCGGTCCTCGCGCAATATGGCCGCTTCATCGCCCGCGTCGCGCAGGGCGACCTCGGCACCTCGGTGCGGACACGCCAGCCGGTGACGGCCGATATCCGCAAGTACCTTCCGGCGTCGTTCGAACTCGGCCTCGTCGCCATGGCGATCGGCGTGGCTCTGGCCTGCCTCTTGGCTTTGCTGCAGGGTACCTTTCCGCGCCTGGGTCTGGTGCGGCTCGGGATCCTTGCCGCGGGATCGGCGCCGATCTTCTTCTCGGCGATGCTGCTCGTCTATTTCTTCTGGTTTCGGCTCGGCTGGCTGCCGGGAGCCGGGCGCCTCGGCATCCGGAATTTCTCCGGCCCGACCGGCCTCAACCTCGTCGATGGCCTGCTGACGGGCCGGCCCGAGGTCAGCCTCGATGCGCTCTCGCACATCATCCTGCCCGCGCTGGCGCTCGCTGTGCCAATCGCCGTCGCGGTCGGCCGCAGTCTCGGCGGCGCGATGCACGAGGTGATGCAGCAAGGCTATATCCGTACGGCGCGCGGCAATGGGCTGGGCGAGACCGCCGTCCTGCTGCGACATGGCCTGCGCAATGCCGCCGGCGCGCCGTTCGCCATGATCGGCCTACAGGTCAGCCTGCTGTTCGGCAACCTGCTCATCGTCGAGCGCGTCTTTGCCTGGCCCGGGCTCGGCCTCTACATGCTGCAGGCGTTCGCGAGCGCGGATCTGCCGGCGGTGTTGGGGGTGTCACTGATCTTCGGCGCCATCTACATCCTGGTCAATATCGGCGTCGAGATCGCCCAGTCACTCGCCGACCCGCGCATCGGTCTCTGA
- a CDS encoding ABC transporter permease: MSRQAFVDRAGWLGRIGVAGVLLVTLIALLAPWLTPFDPQLRVAGAFLPPSGAHWFGTDEIGRDLFSRIVIGARSTWLPALAVIGFSLVLGSIIGVISGVAGGWTDLIVQRVIDLFLVLPSMLVALAVVAVLGPGLTNIMIALAIFWWPWYARISRDEIRRLAVRPHVEAARIAGVRTPRLLVRYLLPGVVPALLVVATIDVANVILTMSLMSFIGLGQPAPAAELGAMTARALENLTAYGWLPILPAATIFVMCLLANLAGDGLRAALRGA, from the coding sequence ATGAGCAGGCAGGCATTCGTCGATCGGGCCGGCTGGCTCGGCCGCATCGGTGTTGCCGGCGTGCTCCTCGTCACCCTGATTGCGCTGCTCGCCCCCTGGTTGACGCCCTTCGATCCGCAATTGCGCGTCGCCGGGGCCTTCCTCCCTCCCTCGGGCGCGCACTGGTTCGGCACCGACGAGATCGGCCGCGACCTGTTCTCGCGCATCGTCATCGGCGCACGCTCTACCTGGCTTCCGGCGCTGGCGGTCATCGGTTTCAGCCTCGTCCTTGGTTCGATCATCGGCGTGATCAGCGGGGTGGCCGGCGGCTGGACCGATCTCATCGTCCAGCGCGTCATCGACCTCTTTCTCGTCCTGCCTTCGATGCTGGTGGCGCTGGCCGTGGTCGCGGTTCTCGGCCCGGGACTGACCAACATCATGATCGCCCTCGCGATCTTCTGGTGGCCCTGGTACGCGCGGATCTCGCGCGACGAAATTCGCCGCCTGGCGGTGCGGCCGCATGTCGAGGCCGCACGTATCGCAGGCGTGCGGACGCCGCGCCTGCTGGTTCGCTATCTGCTGCCCGGCGTCGTTCCGGCGCTCCTCGTCGTCGCGACCATCGATGTTGCCAACGTCATTCTCACCATGTCGCTGATGTCGTTTATCGGCCTCGGACAGCCGGCTCCCGCCGCCGAGCTTGGCGCCATGACCGCTCGCGCGCTCGAGAACCTCACCGCTTACGGGTGGCTGCCGATCCTGCCGGCGGCGACGATTTTCGTCATGTGCCTCCTGGCCAATCTCGCCGGCGACGGCCTGCGCGCCGCGCTTCGAGGGGCCTGA
- a CDS encoding ABC transporter ATP-binding protein, with protein MGRLKVAEPALAIRDLSVVLHREGRGVRILDRVSLEAVPGEIVALVGESGSGKSTLGLAVQGLLPAESRPVVTGSIRVAGVELVGAAARQLRAARRSLVRAVPQDPMAGLNPTMTIRRQLAGSTRDATAIRHWLARAGLADPDRIAAAYPHCLSGGQRQRVLIAMAMMARPKLIIADEPTTALDVTTQAHILEWLRELARQQQTAILFITHDLGVAASLADRMVVLEEGRVVETGPTRAILDRPTHAGTRALLASRFDLKSDRSRPVPVGSALKAWPVCAAVEAATALRLSGVHKSYASGARTPWGRRPQPVLSAIDLTIRRGECLALVGESGAGKSTILRIAAGLVAPDRGEVVRADLRPQMVFQDPASALTPWLTIGEQIGERLRGSGLAAAERDRKVEEALGLAGLDPALARALPAELSLGQCQRAAIARAIIVPPKLLLCDEPVCSMDVPLAATILNLLGALRRRLGMAMLFATHDLAAARLVADRIAVLRHGRLVEQGDPDALIAAPATEYTRALIAAVPKLENCQ; from the coding sequence ATGGGCCGACTGAAGGTGGCTGAACCCGCTCTCGCCATCCGCGACCTCTCCGTCGTCCTCCACCGGGAGGGGCGAGGCGTGCGGATTCTCGATCGGGTCAGCCTCGAGGCGGTGCCCGGCGAGATCGTTGCGCTGGTCGGCGAAAGCGGCTCGGGCAAGTCGACGCTGGGGCTTGCCGTGCAGGGTCTGTTGCCGGCAGAGAGCCGGCCCGTCGTTACGGGGTCAATCCGCGTTGCCGGGGTGGAACTCGTTGGCGCGGCGGCACGCCAGCTGCGGGCGGCCCGCCGATCGCTGGTGCGGGCCGTGCCGCAGGATCCGATGGCGGGGCTCAATCCGACCATGACCATCCGGCGGCAATTGGCCGGGTCGACCCGGGACGCCACCGCCATCCGGCACTGGCTGGCCCGCGCGGGCCTGGCCGATCCCGACCGGATCGCCGCCGCCTACCCGCACTGTCTTTCAGGCGGCCAGCGCCAGCGTGTCCTGATCGCCATGGCCATGATGGCGCGGCCGAAGCTCATCATTGCCGACGAGCCGACGACGGCGCTCGACGTCACCACGCAGGCGCACATCCTCGAATGGTTGCGGGAGCTCGCCCGCCAACAGCAGACGGCCATTCTGTTCATCACGCATGATCTCGGCGTCGCGGCTTCCCTGGCCGACCGCATGGTGGTGCTGGAGGAGGGACGCGTCGTCGAGACGGGGCCGACGCGCGCGATCCTCGATCGCCCGACGCATGCCGGCACCCGAGCCCTGCTCGCCTCGCGGTTCGATCTGAAATCGGACCGGTCGAGGCCGGTGCCTGTCGGGTCGGCCTTGAAGGCATGGCCGGTCTGCGCCGCCGTCGAGGCTGCAACGGCGCTGCGGCTGTCGGGAGTGCACAAGAGCTATGCGAGCGGAGCCCGCACGCCCTGGGGGCGCCGCCCGCAGCCCGTGTTGAGCGCCATCGACCTGACCATCCGGCGGGGCGAGTGTCTCGCGCTGGTCGGCGAGAGCGGCGCCGGGAAATCGACCATCCTCAGGATCGCCGCGGGCCTGGTCGCGCCAGACCGCGGCGAGGTCGTCCGGGCGGACCTCAGGCCGCAAATGGTGTTCCAGGATCCGGCATCGGCGCTGACGCCGTGGCTGACCATCGGCGAGCAAATCGGGGAGCGCCTGCGCGGCAGCGGGCTCGCCGCGGCCGAGCGCGACCGCAAGGTCGAGGAGGCACTGGGGTTAGCGGGGCTCGATCCCGCATTGGCGCGCGCCCTGCCGGCGGAACTCTCGCTCGGACAGTGCCAGCGCGCGGCGATCGCCCGCGCCATCATCGTGCCGCCAAAGCTGCTGCTCTGCGACGAGCCGGTCTGCTCCATGGACGTGCCGCTCGCGGCGACCATCCTGAACCTCCTCGGCGCGCTGCGCCGCCGGCTCGGCATGGCGATGCTGTTCGCCACCCATGACCTCGCCGCCGCGCGCCTCGTCGCCGATCGCATCGCGGTTCTGCGGCATGGACGGCTGGTCGAGCAAGGAGACCCCGATGCGCTGATCGCCGCGCCGGCGACCGAATACACGCGCGCGCTGATCGCGGCCGTACCGAAGCTGGAGAATTGCCAATGA